Genomic window (Marinobacter fonticola):
GCTTCTGGCCATCGCCAATGTGGCCCGTAAATACGGCTTGATCCTGCTCTCGGACGAAATTTATGGGGAAGTGCATTTCGAGGGCCAGCACAAATCCATCGCCCGCTACTATCCTGAAGGCACGATTATCAGCACCGGTTTAAGCAAGTGGGCCGGCGCGGGCGGCTGGCGGCTCGGCTGCTTTATCTTCCCGCAGGAACTGCGTCCGCTGCAGGATGCCATGGCGATTATTGCCAGCGAGACCTATACCGCCACCAGCGCGCCAATCCAGCACGCGGCGGTGACCGCTTTCGAAGGCGGCGAGGATATCGACGAATATCTACACCAGTCGCGCCGGATCCTGAAGGTGCTGGGCGAATACCTGCACCGCCGGCTGGAAGACATGAGCATCTGGAGTCAGCGGCCCCAGGGCGGGTTCTATCTGTTCCCGGACTTCTGCGACTACCAGGACGCCTTGGCCAAGCGCGACATCAAGACCAGCCCCGCCCTGTGCAAGGCATTGTTGGAAGACACCGGCATCGCCATCCTGCCAGCCAGCGACTTCGGCTTCGTGCCGGACAAACTCAGCGCCCGCCTGGCTTTCGTCGACTTCGACGGCACTGAAGCTATCGCCCTGGCTGCCAGCGACTTCGCCGACCGCACGCTGGACGATACGTTCATCGATCAAGCCTGCCCACGCCTGAAGCTGGCCATGGATAAATTGCAGCAGTGGTTGAAAAGCCTCTGACCCCGGCACACCAGCCCCGCGCTTTCGCGTGGGGCTCCTTCCTCCTCGCTGCGTTGAGCATCGCCCGCTAAACCGGCATGCTATTGTTTCACCCTATTTCGTCACGCCCATAAAAAGGACTATCCGTGCCCCAACCCAATCGCGTTGAAATAGCCGACTTCGCCGAAAAACTGGCCCGCGAGGCGGGAGAACTGATTGTCCGCGAACGCAACGAGAACACCTTGCGCACGGATTACAAGGATCAGACCGAACTGGTGACCCACGCCGATGTGATGGCCGATGAATACATTGCCAAGGCGATCCGCGAGACATTTCCCGATCACCGTTTGCTGTCGGAAGAGGCGGCCCCCGATCGCAGCCAGGCCAGAAATATCGATACGCCGCTGTGGATCGTGGACCCCATCGACGGCACGGTGAACTACGCTTACGGCCACCCGCAAGTAGCGGTATCCATTGCCTATGCCGATCAGGGCGCTGTTCAGTTGGGTGTGGTTCACGCGCCTTTTTCCGGCGAGACGTTTCGCGGCGTGCTCGGCCAGGGCGCGACGCTGAATGGCCAGCCCATCAGCAACAGCGGCGCCGAAGATCTGCGCCAATCGCTGTTCGCGACCGGCTTCCCTTACACCAAGGATAAGCTTGAACCGCTAATGCGGCGATTGAATGCCATGATTCACACTTGCCGCGACCTACGCCGGATCGGCTCGGCGGCGCTGGACATCTGCTGGGTGGCGAACGGGCGTCTGGATGCCTATTACGAAAGCGTCAGCCCCTGGGACTTTGCGGCGGCTCGGGTGATTGCGCTGGAAGCCGGCGCGCGTTGCGGTCACTTCAACCCGGCCCCGGAAGGCTACCCGGAGGATCTCTGGGGGCAGGATATCCTGATCTGTGCGCCGGCGCTGTTCGATCCACTGCGCGAGTTACTGCATCGCGCCTGACGCCTAAAGCTCGCCGCGCACGGCCCGCTGATCGGCGTAGATCGGGCTTAGCAGCTCTTCCAGTTCGCCGCTTTCGCGCATGGCGGACAACTCACGGTCGAATGCTTTCATCAACGTCTTGCCACGCTCGGTCGTCCGACTAAACAACAGGTGCAGAGCCTTGCTATGCAGTGGCCGCGGATGGTGGGTAATTTCGCTCCACTGCGCCTGGGGTAATAGCGCACGGACCATGCCATAGCCTACCGCCCGATCCTGGGGATAAAGGTCGATCCGGCCGCTCATCAGCAGCTTCAGGTTGCCCCGGTCCTCGGCAATGCGCTTAACGGCAATCCCGCCGGACTGCTCCGCCTTCTCAAAGGGTTGGCCGTAAAAATAACCGAGCGTAGCGCCAATAGTGTAGGGTTTGAGGTCGTCCATATCGTCCCAAGACAACGCCAACCCCCGCCGGTGAAAGAACACCTGCTCACCATCGACGACGGGATCGCTGCACAGGTAACGTAATGCCCGAGCCTCGGAACAATAATAAGGCATCATCGCATCCTGTTCGCCAGTGGCGACGAACTGGGCATTGCGCGTCCAGGGATAGACATTGAACTCGACGTCGTAGCCCGCCCGTGCGAAAGCAGTCTTGATGACATTGCCCATAGGCCCAAATTCAGGCGCTGAGGAATCGACATAGGGTTGCCAATCGCCGGTGGCGATGGTCACCGTCTGCGGTGGTGAAGATTCGGACCCTGCAAGGGTGGTACTGGAATACAGGCAAAGGCTGGCGCAAGCCGCCAAAACACTGGTGCAAACCGTTTTGTAACAGGACATTCTGATATCGCCGAGCTGGTTTAAGCTACCACGCGATCTCACCGGCACCGGTCCGAATGCAGGGAAACCGGCAACAACTTCCCGGACTACTGGGGTCACGCCTCATGGACAGTCCCGCAGCACAGTGCGGTCTGTCCGCTTGTTCAGAGTCCCTCAAAATCCTATGCGCTCCTGCTCCAGTCCACCGCACTGATCAGCGGACCAGAGAGCTCATGAGCCTTGTCGTAGAATGCAACATTGTCCTAGGAGGACGCTGATTTCGGGGGTCTCTTTATTTTTGTAGCCGCTATTCTGCTGTACGCCAGATACCGAGTGCAAGTGCATCCCAAAATTCGTCGAAGTGTGCATCCGGCGTATGCTGAAACGAGGAGCGGGCGAAACGCTGGATCCGGCCTTCAATCAGGCTCATGTACCACTCGGCGGTGCGTGACACGCTAGTCCGTGGGCGCAGCGCCTGGCGAATTTCGCCTTCCTTGATAACCTGGCGGGCCTGGGTTTCAAGACGCTCGAAAAATTGGGACGCCCGCTGGCGCAGACCTGCGTCTTCCCCTACCAGAGCGTCGCCGGTCAGCACCCGGCATAGACCCGGATTGCGACGGGCGAACACCAGCACGAGCTGAGCGAGCTTACGCAGCCGAATCCTGGCGTCGTCCTCTTCCTGCTGAATCAACTGGCATCGGGTGAACACGGTCTCTTCGATGAAATCGATCAGACCTTCGAACATTTTCTTCTTGGACGGAAAATGGCGGTAGAGGGCGGCTTCGGTGACACCAACCGAGCGCGCCAGCGCTGCGGTGGTGATGCGTGCATCCGGTGCCTGCTCCAGCATTTCTGCCAGGGCATGCAAAATCCGCTCACGGCGGCTTGGCGTGTTGTCAGTCATTTCGGTAATTCCAGCTCCGAAAGAATTTTCTTGGTTTTTCTTCTTCGGGGTCAGCGCAGCCCCAGATTGTTCTGACGCCACTTATGTCGTGGCTGGAGTAGTCTTACCTAAATCGCGGAAAAAGTGTGTTCCATTTCGTTTCAGAGCTGTTGTTTCAGGCATCTGGCTATTTCGGAGGACGGAGCTTTTCGGGGGATGGGAAGCGCTTTGGGGATGGAGAGCAGTCTAGCGGCGGGGGTGTTGGTGGGCTTGGATGCCCGCTTTACGCAGGCATCCAAAACAGGCGTTCAGAAAAACGTGCCGTCGATGGGCGAAGAGGCGCTTGCATAAGCCTTGCGCGGCATGCGTCCCGCCAACCAGGCTTCACGTCCGGACTCAATCGCCAAACGCATGGCGTTGGCCATACGGATCGGGTCGCCCGCTTGGGCAATGGCGGTATTCATCAGCACGCCGTCGCAACCCAGTTCCATGGCAATGGTGGCGTCCGATGCGGTGCCTACGCCGGCATCCACCAGAATCGGCACGTTGGCATTCTCTACAATCATGCGGATGTTGTAGCGGTTTTGAATCCCCAAACCCGAGCCAATCGGGGCGCCCAGGGGCATCACCGCAATGCAGCCCATCTCTTCCAGGCGCTTGGCCATCAGCGGATCGTCGTTGGTGTACACCATCACCTGAAAACCATCGTTGATCAGAGTCTCGGCGGCATCCAGGGTTTCTACCATGTTCGGGTAAAGCGTCTTTTCTTCACCCAACACTTCCAGTTTGACCAAGTTGTGGCCGTCGAGCAGCTCCCGGGCCAGCTTGCAGGTGCGCACGGCATCCTTGGCGTTAAAGCAGCCGGCAGTATTGGGTAGGATCGTGTAGCGATCCGGGGAGACGACATCCAACAGGTTCGGCTCATCCGGATTCTGGCCAATATTGGTGCGGCGCACCGCGACAGTTACGATCTCGGCACCGCTGGCTTCAATGGCTTGGCCGGTCTGTTCCAGATCGCGGTACTTGCCGGTACCGACCAGCAAGCGGGACTGGTAAGTTCGGCCGGCGATGATCAACGGTTTGTCCTGTTTCGGTTCGGTCATAACATGATCCTGGCAACGGGCAGTCGAAGCGGTACCCGATTCATCAAATGGAAAATGGGACTAACACGACCCGTATCAGCCGCCACCGATAGCGTGAACGACTTCAACGCGATCACCGTCGTTGAGCCGGTGTTCGCTGTGCAAACTGCGCGGCACGATATCTTCGTTCACCTCGACCGCGAGGCGGCGGCCGTTCAACCCAAGCTTTTCGATCAAGGTAGCGATGGTGGCTGCTTGGGGCAGCTCCTGCTGTTCGCCATTCAATTGGATATGCACGCTAACCACTCTCCGGTGCTCGCTTCAAAGCAGCAATGATTAAGCTCACCCAGGCGGCCATAAAGCAGAGGCCGCCAATGGGTGTGACAGGCCCCAGCGCCCTGATATCCATGAGGACCAAGCCATAAAGGCTGCCGCTGAACAACAGAATGCCGAGGATAAATAGAATCGCCGAGGCCGCCAGCCAGCGCCGGGCCAACCCGAAACCGCTGAACGTTGCCACGGCCAATAACGCTAACGCGTGGTATATCTGATAGGTAATGCCAGTTTGGAAAACTTCAAGGTCCCGGGCCGAGACGGTCTGGCGTAGCCCGTGGGCGCCAAAAGCGCCGGCCATGACGCCGGTCAGCGCGGCCAACGCGCCGGCTACCAGCACCCAGCGCATAAGGGGCTCACGAGCAATCACAGGTAATACGCTCGAGAGTATCCAGATTCATCAGGGTCAAGGCGCCACCCCAGACGCAGCCGGTATCCAGGGCCATGTAGCGATCGATACCGGTTTTGCCTTCCAGCGCGGCCCAGTGACCGAAGATAACGCGGGTTTCGTCGTCACGGGGGAACGTAAACCAAGGGGCGTATCCATTCGGAGCAGTATCCACGGCATCCTTTGCCGCCAACTCCAAACGTCCGTCTTCGGCGATAAATCGCATCCGGGTGAAATAGTTGGTGATGACCCGCCAGCGGTCCATGCCGGTCAGAGAGGGCGACCAACCCGCTGGGTCGTTGCCGTACATTTCGCGGAAATAGGTGGGGGCCTCTTCGCCTTGCAGAACGCCTTCAAGCTCCTGACCCAACGCCAGCGCTTGATCCACGCCCCAGATATGCGGCAGACCGGCATGGCTCATAAAGATATTGCGATCCGGATCGAACACCGCCAAATGTTGCTGACGCAGCCAATTGACCAGGTCATTGCAATCGTCCGCGTCAAGTATGGCCTGCAGCGTGTCCTTGGGTTTGACCCCGTGATCGCCCAGCACCACCGCCAGCAGGTGCAAATCGTGATTGCCCAGCACGACGTTGGCAGAACTGCCTAAACTCGAGATGTAGCGCAGCGCGGCCAGTGAGGATGGACCACGGTTGATCAGGTCCCCCGCCACCCAGAGACAGTCCCGGGAGGGCGAGAAGTCGACTTTATCCAGTACATCCAGCAAGCGTTCATAGCATCCCTGGATGTCGCCTACGGCATAATCGGTCATGGGCTTCCGTTTGCATCTTGGGTCTGTTCGGCCGGAGTCTGGCGCTGACCGGCGAGCGAATCGGCGATACTGACGTAATCTGCCAACGTAAGATTTTCCGGGCGCAGGCCGTCGTCGATACCCAAAGCCCGCAACTGCTCGGCTGAAATCAGCCCACCCAGCGCCTTGCGCAGGGTTTTACGCCGAGCATTGAAGGCGGTGCGCACCACGGCCTGCAGCTGTCCCAAATCCTGCGCCGGGAAAGGCAGCGTCTTGTGAGGTACCAGACGCACGATTGCCGAATCCACTTTAGGCGCCGGTCGGAAGGCGCCGGAGCCCACCTCGAATAACGGCTGCACCTGACAATGGTACTGCGCCATGATGCCGAGGCGCCCGTAGTTGTTCTCGCCGGCGGTTGCCGCCAGACGCTGTACGACCTCTTTTTGCAGCATGAAGTGCATGTCGTGCACCACACCCGCCTGCTCAAGCAGGTGGAAAATCAACGGTGTGGATATGTTGTACGGCAGATTGCCGACGATCCGCAACGGCTTTTCCGCTGCCAGCGCTGCAAAATCGAATCGAAGGGCATCCGCTTCGTGAATACGGAAATCCGGGTAGTTGAAGAACTTGGTCCGCAGCACCGGTATCAGGTCGCGGTCCAGCTCGACAACCTGGAGCGACGGGGTAACGGCCAGCAACTCTTCGGTCAGGGCCCCCAAACCGGGGCCAATTTCCACCAGGGCGTCGTCCGGCTTCGGATTGATGGCACGAACAATTCGCTCGATCACGCCAGGGTCGTGTAGGAAGTTCTGGCCGAAACGCTTGCGCGCCTGATGGCCGGCGGTTTTAGCCATGAGTCTGTTCCCGGCGGCAACGCGCCATCTGGATTGCGGTTTCGATTGCGGTGCGCAGGCTCCCGGCATCGGCCGTGCCAGTGCCGGCCAGATCCAGGGCCGTGCCGTGATCGACGGAGGTGCGCACGATAGGCAACCCCAAGGTCACGTTCACCGCGCTACCGAATCCCTTGTATTTGAGCACGGGCAAGCCCTGATCGTGATACATCGCCAATACGGCATCCGCCTTTTCCAGCAGGTGCGGCGTGAACAGCGTATCTGCAGGCAACGGCCCGGTCAGATTCAGCCCCTCGTCGCGAAGCTTCACCAGGGCCGGCTCGATCACCTCGATTTCTTCCCTGCCCAAGTGACCACCCTCTCCCGCATGGGGATTGAGGCCCGCGACCAGAATGCGAGGGCTCTCCACGCCGAAAAAGGCTTTCAGATCGCTATGGAGAATGCGCGCGACCTGCATGAGCCGGGATTCAGTAACCGCAGCCGGGACATCCTTGAGCGGCAGGTGCGTGGTGACCAAAGCCACCCGCAAGCCTTCGGTTGCCAGCATCATCACGACGCGCTCGACACCGCAAAGTGCTTGTAAAAATTCGGTGTGGCCGCTAAAAACGATGCCCGCCTCGTTGATGACACCTTTGTGGACGGGCGCCGTGACCATGCCGTCGAAGGTGCCATCCAGGCAGCCACGGGCGGCTATTTCCAGCGTGGTCAAGACATAACGGCTGTTGTCCGGATCGAGTTGACCGGCTTTGCGGCTGTTGATGCCGCCGACCTTAAGCACCGAGAGCTCCCCGGCGCCGGTGCTTGCCGTTTCCCCTGGCGACCACGCCGTCAAACGTATCGACAGCCCGAGCTGTTGCGCACGCTCGGCCAACAGGTCGATATCCGCCACCACGACAATGCCGGCCGGGCGGTCCTGTCCAGCCAGTTGCAGGCAGAGGTCGGGGCCGATGCCCGCCGGTTCTCCGGCGGTCAACGCCAAGGTCAGCGGTCGTGTCATAACGTTTTGGTGGACTCCTCTTGGCCGTCCTGGCCAGCGGCTTCTTCGTTCTCGCCGGTGGTTTCTTCCTTCTCATAGCCGGCCATCTTGATATCCACGTAGGCTTCTTCCCGTATTTCGCGCAGCCAGTTCTGTAATTCAACCTCGAACTTACGACGGTACAGGACCTGGCGGGCTTCTGTCTCTTTGAGCTGGTCGCCAATGTCCTGCTGGCGGCGCTCTTCAACTTCCAGGATGTGCCAGCCGAAGCGGGAACGGAAGGGGCCCTTCAGTTCGCCCACACTGGTTTCCTGCATGGCCTGTTCGAACGCCGGAACCATCTCGCCCGGGCTGACCCAGCCCAGGTTTCCGCCGTCGGAGCCCGACACCTTGTCATCCGAGTACTCACGGGCCAGTTCGGCAAAGTCGTCCCCGCTCTCCAAACGCCCGCGCAGCTCATTGATCAGATCTTCCGCCGCTGTGTCGGTGCGGGCTTCAGTCGGCCGAATCAGAATGTGCCGGACCTTGGATTGCTGGATCACCTGTCCGGTATCGCCGCCGCGCTTGTCCAGCACCGACACGATATGAAAACCGCTGCCACTGCGCAGGACCTGGGAGGGCTCGCCCACGGCCAGATCGGGGGCCACATCGACCACCAGCGATGGCAGCTGGTTCTCGGTCCGCCAGCCCAGCACCCCACCTTCGAGGGCGTTGGCGCCGTCGGATTCGGCCACGGCTACCTGCTGGAAATCCGAACCGCCGACAATTTGCTCGCGCAGGCTCTCGGCCTCGGTGCGGGCGGTTTCCACTTCCTCGGCGTTATTGAAATCGTCCACCGACACCAGGATATGGCCCAGCAGGTACTCGACGCCGGACGCTTCACGCCCGGCCTGGGCCTGCACGAAGTTCTGCACTTCGCGCCCGGTAATCCGGACCCGGTTGTCGACCCGGCGCTGCTGGACCCGGCTAAGCAGCATTTCCCGGCGGATCTGCTCACGCGCCTCACGGTAGGTCAGCCCCTCGCTGGCCAGCGCCTCCTCGAACTGCTCGATCGTGTAGCCGTTGCGGCTGGCGATATTCTGCATGGTGTCGTTCAGCTCGTTATCGCTGATCCGCATGCCCATCTTATCCGCCATCTGCAGCTGGATCGCATCGAGGATCAGCTGATCGAGCACCCGTTCCTCCAGTACGCTATCCGAGGGCAGAGGCGTCCCCTGGGCGTTGAGCCGGGCTTTGACGGTGCGCACCCGGCTTTCCAGTTCGGATTCCAGAATCACGCTGTCATCGACGATAGCGATCACGCTATCCAGCGGCTTGCGCTCTGCAAATGCGGATTGGGCGGCCACTACACACAGCAGCAGGACCATGACACGTGCGCACAGGCGCAGGGATGCCTTCATATTCACCTCAATTTAACGTCTTATACGGGCCACTTGGCTGACCCGCGTTTCAATAACGCATATTGGTTCGACCAAAGCGCCTATCGTCACGTTCGTCGAAGCCATAGATCGCTTCGGAAACACGGCCGCTGGAGTCGCCGCTGCCACCCAGTCCTTTGAGCTGGATTTGGAACAGGATGCGATTCTCCAGCTCGCGGTCATCCGTCAGGTAGTTCTGGCTAACCAGTTGCAGGCTCCAGCAGCAGTCCGTGTATTCGATACCGGCGAGGGAACCTGCCGTGCGGTCAGCCTCGGAGTCGTAAAGCCAGCGACCGATCAGGCTGACGCGGTCTGTGACAGGGAAAACGGCGCCAATATCCATCTGTTCGAAATCGTCCCGGTCGTAGGTATGCCCCAGGGTCGCCAGATACCGGTAGTCTGGCGAGTGGAAAACCAATTGACTACGACCTTCCTCGGTTTGCTTGCTGCGAGGATCCCAAAGCCCCGATGTGCGGATATCCAGAGTCTCCAGCGGTCGAAAAACCGCCTCCCCCGCCAAAGGCGAGTCGCTGCGGTCGTCCGCACCCACGCCGTTCAGGCTGACCTGGCGCTCATCATAGTAGTATACTTGGCCGATACTCAGACGCGCCCGCTCGATACCGGTATTGAGATCGTTGAAACGGGTGGTGACCGCCGCGGTCAGGCGATTATTGTCCGAAACCCGGTCGCCCCCGCTAAAGCGATTGGGGGAAAACAGCTGGTCGAAACTGAAGTCCTTCAGCGCGGTATCGAAGTCCGGAATGTCGCTCTGGTCCTCGTAGTCGGAATAGGCGTAGTAGAGCCGGGGTTCCAGGGTCTGATTGTAGGGAATGCCGAACATCGAGTCGCGGCGGTCGAAATAGAGCCCATTGTCCCATTCATAGATCGGCACCGTCCGGCTAAAGGTATCGTCCTCTCGAGCGGTATAATCCTCGAGCTGGTACTGCGTGTAGTCCAGTGTCACCGAAGGCCGCGAATACCCCCAAAGCGCGCGGAAATCCAGCGCCAATTCCGGTGCCGCCCGGAAGCGATGGCCGTTGGCCCGTGACAGCCCGGTCAGCGTGTCGTTGTCGCGATGAAAATACGTGTATTGGGTCGCCAACAGCGTCTCGACCACGCTCCACTGGTAATCGGCGCCGTAGATAATTTCCGGTAACTGGGAATAGGGTTTCTGGCTATCGGCGATAGTGTCGCTCAGCGTCTGGTAACCACTCAGGTACGCTTCGAAATATTGATGACGGCTGTCGTACCGTATCCCGCCCCGGCGCTGCAAATGAGTGACCTGATTGATTTCCAGCGTGCGGTTCAAGTCGCTGAGGTAGTCGTCGTCGGACACGGTGGAGTAGTCGGCATACCCTGTCCAGTTGTAGCCGAAATTGAGCTGACTGGTGAAGTCCAGCCCCCAGCGCTCGCCGTCTTCGCCGGGAAATTCGTCGGCGTAGTGCCGATCGTCACGGATATAGCCCAACTGCAGCACGGACTCGCCATACTCGCTGAGATAACGGCCTTCCACCTCGTTGAACAGCCCCCGCCCGTGAATGTACTGGGGCGTCAATGTCACATCGTAGTGCGGCGCCAGGTTCAGGTAGTAAGGCGTGGATATAAACATGCCGCTACCGGTATTCGATGTGCCGAACGAGGGGTACAGAAAGCCGGTCTTGCGGCGGTCGTCGATAGGAAAGGTCGCGTAAGGCCAGTAGAAAACCGGTACGTCCTTGACCTCAAGCCTGACATGAGTCGCTGTGCCGAAACCTTCCGCCCGGTCCAGCTCGATGTCGGAGGCGACAATGGCCCAGGCGTTGCTCTCGGGCGAGCAGGTGGTCAACCGGCCTTGTTCGATATTGACCAGGCTCTCCGTCGGCCGGGACAGGAAGCCTGCCTGTCCGCGCATCTCGGCCGCATGGATCAGGAAGGTGGCGGTATTCATCTCCAGTTCGCCGCTGTTGGCATCGTACTCAGCGGATTCGCCCGTCAGCAGAAAACCCTCGCCACGGGACACAATCGGTCCGCTCAACGCCATTTGCCCCGTTGCCTGATCATATTGCGCCCGGCTGCCCTGCGCACTGAAGGTACCCTGGCGCAGGTGGACATCGCCCTCAAGGGTAAGCTGCGAATCCACTTCGTAGCGGGCATTCAGGCCGCTGGCCTCAATAGGCATGTGCGCATTGCCTGACGAATTACTGTCAAATAGCGGGGATTGCGCACTGCCCAGCTCAGGCTGTAGGTAGCCGCCTTCGCAATAAGCCGGCAGCTCCGCCTGCTGTTCCGGGGGAAGCTCCGACCGCGGACGCCAGTCGATTTCCGCGGCGCTCTGGGCGCCCACTTGAGGCGCAAAAAGGGTCGAGGCGAGCACGCCAACCCACCAGTGGCCACTGCTGCCAGTCCGGAGACTCGTTTTCGTTTGAGGTCGCAATGGCACGAATGAAGGGTCCCGTTCCGTCTGTAAGGCCGCCGGTAGTTTACACGGCCCGGTCGGCCTTGTTAATGACGCGTCCTCATGGCCTTCGGCGCAACGCCTCAACCGGCCCCCGAGTGACTGTGCCAGCAGCGCCAAAACCTAGCTGCCAGCGCACTGACAGGGACCGGGCAGTGCCGCCCGCCGCCAATCATTACGACACCCTCATGTAGATTTTAGCTGCGGACCTTTTGCCGCCACACCGG
Coding sequences:
- a CDS encoding LPS-assembly protein LptD; the protein is MLASTLFAPQVGAQSAAEIDWRPRSELPPEQQAELPAYCEGGYLQPELGSAQSPLFDSNSSGNAHMPIEASGLNARYEVDSQLTLEGDVHLRQGTFSAQGSRAQYDQATGQMALSGPIVSRGEGFLLTGESAEYDANSGELEMNTATFLIHAAEMRGQAGFLSRPTESLVNIEQGRLTTCSPESNAWAIVASDIELDRAEGFGTATHVRLEVKDVPVFYWPYATFPIDDRRKTGFLYPSFGTSNTGSGMFISTPYYLNLAPHYDVTLTPQYIHGRGLFNEVEGRYLSEYGESVLQLGYIRDDRHYADEFPGEDGERWGLDFTSQLNFGYNWTGYADYSTVSDDDYLSDLNRTLEINQVTHLQRRGGIRYDSRHQYFEAYLSGYQTLSDTIADSQKPYSQLPEIIYGADYQWSVVETLLATQYTYFHRDNDTLTGLSRANGHRFRAAPELALDFRALWGYSRPSVTLDYTQYQLEDYTAREDDTFSRTVPIYEWDNGLYFDRRDSMFGIPYNQTLEPRLYYAYSDYEDQSDIPDFDTALKDFSFDQLFSPNRFSGGDRVSDNNRLTAAVTTRFNDLNTGIERARLSIGQVYYYDERQVSLNGVGADDRSDSPLAGEAVFRPLETLDIRTSGLWDPRSKQTEEGRSQLVFHSPDYRYLATLGHTYDRDDFEQMDIGAVFPVTDRVSLIGRWLYDSEADRTAGSLAGIEYTDCCWSLQLVSQNYLTDDRELENRILFQIQLKGLGGSGDSSGRVSEAIYGFDERDDRRFGRTNMRY